Below is a window of Gilliamella sp. ESL0405 DNA.
AGCAAGTAAAGCTAAATATTTTTCTTTATCAAATTTACCGTTAGTAAAAAATACTTTTTGTTGCTGGATATATTTTTTAATATGTGAATTGCTAACAGCTGATTTAATTTTTTGCGAAAACTGATAAGCTAAGTAATTATCAATCTGTTTTGTTAGGACATTACGACGTACTGTTTTAATAAACGAACTATCGCCTAAAGAATTCGCTGTTGCCATTTTTGCTTCTGCTTCAAATTGTTCTCGGCTAATACCTTCACCATCAACTTTGGCAATGTATAGTTGCGCATCACTCGCACTATTACTACCAAAGCCTAAAAAACCAACGCCTGTAAAAATGAAGCTTACCATAATTATTGCAAAAATAATTTTAACAACAATATTGTTTGCAGCTGTTCGGATTGTCTCCATCATTGTTTAAGATTCTCCATATACCTAATGTTGAATCACGCAAGTATAGCATATTTAGCTAAATTCGCTATTGCCTGAGTGTGACGTATAAAAAAAAAGATCAACATAGTTATGTTGATCTTTTAAATAAAATTGAAATTTAATTTAAGCTGGTTGGTATTTCAACACTTGTTTTTACTTTTTTTAGCGCTTTTTTGGTAGGTTGTTTTAAAGCAACTTCTCCGGTAATAACTTCCATACCAAACGGATTATTCTGTAAAGCAATAGCAATCACTTCATCAATCCATTTGACCGGCCGAATGTCCAGTTCAGCTTTTACATTATCCGGAATTTCTTCCAGATCCTTCACATTATCTTTCGGAATTATTACCGTTTTAATTCCACCTCTATGAGCGGCTAACAGTTTTTCTTTTAAACCACCAATTGGTAGGACTTCGCCTCGTAATGTGATTTCACCTGTCATTGCGACATCAGAACGTACAGCATTCCCGGTTAATGTCGATATTAAAGAGGTACACATTGCAATGCCGGCACTAGGACCATCTTTTGGTGTGGCACCGTCCGGAACATGCACATGAATATCTCGTTTTTCATAAAAATCACTATTAATACCTAGCTTTTCCGCACGAGAGCGTACGACTGTTAAAGCTGTTTGGATAGATTCTTGCATGACATCACCAAGTGAGCCAGTATAAGTCAATTTACCTTTACCCGGTACACTTACCGACTCAATTGTAAGTAAATCACCACCAACTTCTGTCCAAGCCAAACCGATAACTTGCCCTATGCGGTTTTCATTATCTGTTTTACCATAGTCAAAACGTTGTATACCTAAATAATCTTTTAGATTATCTTGATTAACAGTCACTTTTTTCAATTTAGGATCTAATGCCAATTGTTTGACAACTTTACGGCAAATTTTGGCAATTTCTCGCTCTAAACTACGAACACCTGCTTCACGGGTGTAGTAACGGATAATTCCGATGATTGCAGAATCATCAATGCTTATTTCTTTCGCTTTTAAGCCGTTATTTTCGATCTGCTTAGTGATTAAATGTTGCTTCGCTATATTCAATTTTTCATCTTCGGTATAGCCAGAAAGCCGAATCACTTCCATTCTGTCTAATAATGGCGCAGGTATATTCATCGAATTTGCTGTAGCAACAAACATAACATCCGATAAATCATAATCAACTTCTAAATAATGATCACTAAATGCATTATTTTGTTCCGGATCAAGCACTTCTAATAATGCTGATGCAGGGTCGCCACGCATATCAGATGCCATTTTGTCAATTTCATCTAATAAAAATAATGGATTTTTAACGCCAACTTTTACCATACGTTGGATTAATTTACCCGGCATTGATCCAATATAAGTCCGTCTATGGCCACGAATTTCAGCCTCGTCACGCACGCCACCAAGTGCCATACGCACATATTGGCGACCGGTTGCTTTGGCAATAGACTGACCTAGTGATGTTTTACCAACACCCGGTGGTCCAACCAAACATAAAATAGGCCCTTTAACTTTATTAACTCGACCTTGTACGGCGAGATATTCTAAAATACGGTCTTTTACTCGCTCAAGCCCATAATGGTCTTTATCCAAAATCTTTTGCGCTGCACCAATATCTTTTTTAACTTTACTGCGCTTATGCCAAGGTACCTGTAACATCCAATCAATGTAACCACGAACTACCGTTGCTTCCGCCGACATTGCTGGCATCATTTTTAATTTATTAAGTTCAGCTAATGCTTTTTCGGTAGCCTCTTGAGGCATTTTAGCTTTAGTAATTTTTTCTTTTAACTCTTCATACTCATCAGGTTTATTATCGATATCACCTAATTCTTTATGAATGGCTTTAATCT
It encodes the following:
- the lon gene encoding endopeptidase La is translated as MKTKQTNQLIMPILPLRDVVVFPHMVIPLFVGRNKSIRCLESAMEMDKQVFLVTQKNPSQDEPDVNDLYKVGTIANILQLLQLPDGTVKVLVEGVDRAKIVDIVERKEDDFLIANIAPSKESKRNNDVSQAMIRVVLSNFDEYAKLNKKVTQEVVDSIHLIKEPSQLADSIAATLFLKVDQKQEILFTTNLEKRFELLISLMEAEIDLLQVEKNIRQRVKQQMEKAQKEYYLNEQIKAIHKELGDIDNKPDEYEELKEKITKAKMPQEATEKALAELNKLKMMPAMSAEATVVRGYIDWMLQVPWHKRSKVKKDIGAAQKILDKDHYGLERVKDRILEYLAVQGRVNKVKGPILCLVGPPGVGKTSLGQSIAKATGRQYVRMALGGVRDEAEIRGHRRTYIGSMPGKLIQRMVKVGVKNPLFLLDEIDKMASDMRGDPASALLEVLDPEQNNAFSDHYLEVDYDLSDVMFVATANSMNIPAPLLDRMEVIRLSGYTEDEKLNIAKQHLITKQIENNGLKAKEISIDDSAIIGIIRYYTREAGVRSLEREIAKICRKVVKQLALDPKLKKVTVNQDNLKDYLGIQRFDYGKTDNENRIGQVIGLAWTEVGGDLLTIESVSVPGKGKLTYTGSLGDVMQESIQTALTVVRSRAEKLGINSDFYEKRDIHVHVPDGATPKDGPSAGIAMCTSLISTLTGNAVRSDVAMTGEITLRGEVLPIGGLKEKLLAAHRGGIKTVIIPKDNVKDLEEIPDNVKAELDIRPVKWIDEVIAIALQNNPFGMEVITGEVALKQPTKKALKKVKTSVEIPTSLN